From the Manihot esculenta cultivar AM560-2 chromosome 14, M.esculenta_v8, whole genome shotgun sequence genome, the window GCTGGGAGTCATTCCTTTGAAGCGCATGGACAGCAGAAGCCAGTTGGTAAGAAGCCATATTTTTCTCCTGTTTTTATCGATACAGCTGCACCCATTTTGTTTTATTCAGATAGATGGCAAGATTATTGTTTGCTTTTATTCTCTGTGAGTTGTGCCTGCATGGTTGGTTTTGGATTTGAAGTTCTGACCGCTTTGTATGTGTAGGAATGTCTAAAACAGTGTATAGAACTAGTGAAGAAGGGGGCATCTGTACTTTTCTTCCCAGAGGGAACACGGAGTAAAGATGGAAAATTAGGCACTTTCAAGGTAAGAGTCATTTGAGTATTCCATTTTCTTGATAAAGAACTCTTGCTCAGTTGTTCCATGATAAGGATTTTCTTGAGAAAATGATTGCTACTTGTGTTAAAACCATATtatcatttatatttttagaaaatccTTAATGATGATATGCGTTTGGTTACTGAGATCTATcacattgaaaagaaaaaggaaaaaaaatgggTATTAGTGTtcctttcttctctccttctctccAATTAGATGTGACATGTTCTAGTATTGAAAATACAATAATGGATGCACTTAGACATGCAGtagattttcttttctttggatGCAATTGTCAATCTCTCTGATTATGAAAATAGTGTTAGAAATAGGAAGCTGTGTCATCGGGAGGAATGTAGCTATTCAAAGCCTTAATTGTTTGTAACAAGGAACATAGGGCCTCAAAATTCATGCGCTTATGTAGCTTTTGTTTtctgaatttcaaactgctcttgTAAATTCTTCATTTGTTTGAGAATGAACCTACATTTCCTCTTGGGGATGTTTTGAATCTGATGCATGATGATTCTAGATGGAGGGGTACCCAACAATCCTTGTAGTAGCCAGTCTcagtttctctctctctctctccccccccccccccccctctctctgtgtgtgtgtgtgtgtgtgtgtgtgcgcgTGTGTGTGCGCGTGCGTGTGCGTGTGCGTGTGCGCGTGCGTGTGCGTGTGCGTGTGCGCATGCTTATGCTTTGTGATACATCTTTAAATTGTGATTAATATTTGAATGGTTCTAGATAACTTTGGAGGAATACTGCAGACTttgtttaattctttttttttttggggtgcGTGTGTATGCGTGTGTTGTGATGTGCAGAAAGGGGCGTTCTCCGTTGCAGCAAAAACTAAGGTGCCTGTAGTCCCTATTACCCTTGTGGGTACCGGAGAAATCATGCCTTCAGGAATGGAGGGTATCTTGAATTTTGGGTCTGTAAGGGTTGTTGTTCATAAGCCAGTAGAAGGAAGTGATCCTGAAGTTCTATGCAAAGAAGTTAGAAATAAAATTGCAAGTGTGCTTGAACAGCAAAGTTGATATTTTAATTCCAATGGGTTGGTGGTATTAGGTGCTTGTTCTTACACGAATGAGAATCATTGGCTGAATTGACCGTAGTCTTTCTCAAGGTTGGATGTTTAGTATGGCAGATGTTTTCTGAAGCTGCAGTTATTGAACAATATACAAGTCGGTAACGATATCATCTGGAATGCAGGTCATGGCTCTGCCTGGACTTTGCCATGATGCAGAGCGGAGAGAAATTTTGTACCACTTCTACATGAACTGGGTTTGGTGAATTTTGCCAAATCGCAGTTGCATCAATAAAAAGGTGATTTCAAGTTGTCTGTAGTTTCTGAAAGTTCACCGTTGAAaccttgtctttttttttttttttgtcattcaAAGGAAATAATGAAGCAGTTACTAGTTGTACACAGAAATGATCTCTTGAAAGGGGACGCTTTATAGGATATATGTCATGATGGTTATTTGTGAAGCAGAATAACAAATTGGAGCCTACGATGATAAGATCATTACGGCAATAGAGCAGCCTGCTATGAGGTTGAAAATTTATGTTGTGATGATTATGTTAATCCTGGTTCTTACTTTGTAGCATCAAGTTAAGCTACTTCACGTACTTGGATCAGATACCCTTCCTAAACCTTATAGTCCTGACCAAGATGTCAACCAACAAACAGTTGGTAAATAAAAACAGAGCAAAACGAGCTTAAAAATGGAGAGAAGACAAATTTATTctgcaaaatagaaaattacAGCCCTAGAACATGGTCTCTCTTTCATCTTTCTTCCTCGTTTTCCTAGCTGGCTGGCTCGCTCTCTActaaattttttctttccacCAGCAACCTTTCAGGAAAGATTACTTTCTTTTATAGGGATGTGTTCTTTTTAACATTAAACATGCAACAGCTAGGGAACactacatttaaaaaaaaaaaaaaaaaaaaaaaaaaaagatatggaGGCTTTGCATAAAAGGTTCCCCTTCAATGAGCAGCTAACAAAACCATTCAATACAGAGTAATTCACTCAAGGTAGAAATTTCATATGCATTGCCACATTGTCAATAACTATAATCTGATTCCATTGAATATCTAGCCTCTAGAAATCGTACATGCAACTTTTGATGCATATGGTTCAACAAAAATTGCAAAAGTAAAACAAAAATTgcgaaagtaaaaaaaaatcaatgtgaagatttcagtttttttttgtttttttatagtgtatttttttatctttttttttatttttttttttctaatgaaggggcttttaaataataaaagaaacagaaaatatttgaaataataaaaaaaattatctattttttttatagagaaatccatttatttgtattttgaaTGCTTTGATCAATGGGGAACCATCCAAAGTTAATGCTTAAACTTTGTATCGAAAGAACACAAGTTCAGAAACAGGGGAGGGGGCAGTGGGCAGAGCATTTGCGTTCATTACTTCTGCACTTTACTCATATCTTGGCAATTGAATAATGATGATAAGAGTAATAACATCTATCAGCCTAATAAGATTTCTTCTGATTATCAATTCTTAAATCGCAATGCTTAGAAGTTTTATGTGTTCCACTACTCTTTCTCTTGATTGGTGTTATTAATCATTTGAATGTGAAAGAAAGGCAAGGGATGGATTTGGAACACAAAGAAAAGCATCAAGAACTGAAAATTCATAGCAAACCAAAGTTTTTCAAAAGAACTGTATGAAATGGGTAATAAAAGTCCGTATGATAGTTAGCAATTCAAGACTGAGCAGTaactttataaagaaaaatcaataataaatacaTGAATCAATTTCAAATGTTGAGTAGTTGAGCCTGGTCAACCAGAAGCAGCCATAAAATGACTTCTGCAGGAAACTTAAAGGCTGTTCTTGGGGTTATTTTCTTCCATTCTTTTCGAGGTTTTGCATACAgtattacaaaaataatataatataatgtgGGGCTTTGCATAAATTATTCCTTTTCAATGATCAGCTGATACAATCATCACCTGAACCATTCAATACAGACATTGGTTTAGTCAAGAGGGAAACTAATGATTGTGATGAAACTTTAAAAAATGAGAATCTCATGCATAGTCAGTGAGCTTCTATGAAATTCAACCACATACTACCAATGACATAAATATAACTAGCATTCAAAACTTATTCTCAATAAGTTCCTTTATCTAAACTTTAAATGAAATCACGACTACACTCCAACAACTTAATCTACTAGCTAATCATGACtagtatgaaaaattaaattaatggagAAAAAATCAAGCAATGCATCGAAGCTTTTGGAAGATGTCCCGAATGAGCCATCGTGCCATAAAGAAATAAGCCTTTTGAGTGGAATGTACTCCGTCCCAACTCATACGTTCTTCAGGTTTAGCACAAACAGGAACATCAGGAGCTCCACAAAATCTTTCAAGGCTAAAGTCATAATCTCCTCCACTGCCACAGCAAGCCTTTTGTACGGATTTGGGGTCAAATCCTGTTTAGTTAAATCAAACAAGTAAGGGATGTTATTAATCTAACCGATGTTAAGTCATACAGCTCTCAAAATTTACAGCATAGAAATAATCACCTAGCAATCCAGCGGCTGCCTTTTGCAAAACCCACTTGTAAACATTGTAGTAATCCCCATATGCTAAAGTCACGTGCGGATGCTCTTCCTGCAATTCTATAATTCCTTGTTGGAGTAGCTCATTGTGATATATTGAGAAGTTGTTGAGTCCTTTCAAGCAGTGAAGCTCATCATATGCATTAGAATCATTGGTGCGAAATCCCGTGAGGTATATGTGCATGCATCCAATTGGAAAATTTCCAGGAACTACAACTCGAGTCGCACCATATCTAATGACTCTCTACAAAACAACATATGaaaattaagttaaaaaaagCAAGACCATAGatgaaattaattagtattattttttCAAGTAAATCAACCAACCGTGACAGCATCTTTGATGGCATTAACAACATTCGGTATCCTGGACTTCAACTCATCAATGGTCTTGCCTTGAAATAATGCATAGTTATAATCATTGCCTCCAATTTCTCCAACCATGAACAGAGAATTTTTATGTTTCTGAATGCAGTCTGTGAATTATAAAATGTATGAGACATTAATAAGAACAATTATAGCatgttaaaaatttataacattATGAAAAGCTAAAGAAATGTATAGTAACCTTTGGAATTGTGGCAAGTTGAGTTGAAATGGGTAGCCATCCAATTGAGTTGTATGGCAAGAGAGCTATTGGTAACAGGGGCAATGACTTTGTTTTCTGCAAGAAACTCCACAGGCAAAGCAGTAGAGCCAGCAACTGCAAAATTCACCCCATGTGTCTTGCTTGAACTTGCATTCAAATATGCATTGAGAAGGGGAATACCAGCTGACTTTGCTATGAAAATACAAACAAGCACAAGTTAATTAGCTCTAACCACAGGTAGATACAGAAACAAAACAGCATGAAACCATATTAGTTGCTTACCAATGAAAACAATCATGAGCAAACCATTGGAGCATCTACCAGTTGCATTGGAGTAAAAGTTTAGGCCATAGGGAAGCCTACCAAAAACAGAAGCAGGGTCCTCGAGGATCAAGTTGCCAGTGTCAGATATTGAATCTCCAAGGTTATATATCGCCTCAAACTCACATGCCTTGAGAAGATGAGCATCAGATGCGAGAGGAAGAACAAAAAAGAAGACACAGCAGAGGAGAAAAGGATAAAGAAGTTTGCAGGAATCCATGATCGTGGTCTGGTATAGAGTATACGGTCCAAAAACGATGGGTTTTTCAAACTTGAAGGAATGTAATTGGTTGAAGCATGCTCTATATATAGCAATACAGACATAGCATTCTACGCAGAGTTTGTTCCTATTTGGATATGAAATCCTGAAGCTTCGCAGGGACTAAATTTTATAGTCCTAGTTATAGTGGGACTAGGATTCGGTGGCAGGGCAGCCTCCTTCAAACCAAGTAGTTTGAGGAATTTATttccctatatatatatatatacgtgTAAGATGACACGTTAATTAGGATTATATATACATGTTCACGTGCTACAACCGTGTGTAAATGCCAGAGAGAACAGAGGAAAACAACTCTACCTTTGGTTTTTATTCCTGCATGTTTTGCTCAACTTTGGCAAGATTCAAAGCCCATTTCACTCTTTTGAAGAATTCATGCCTCTTGATTTCACACACCGCTTGAAGCTTCCAAATCTTTTCTTGGGATTAAGAGTCCTTCCCCAGTAATCTACAGACACTTTTGTTGCTGATTCTTTGGCAAAGCAGGGTGGTGTTAATTTATTGAGCTTTTGATTTCGTGGCTTCTTTTTGACCGTTGTTCGTTTGTAGTTTG encodes:
- the LOC110631192 gene encoding acetylajmalan esterase yields the protein MDSCKLLYPFLLCCVFFFVLPLASDAHLLKACEFEAIYNLGDSISDTGNLILEDPASVFGRLPYGLNFYSNATGRCSNGLLMIVFIAKSAGIPLLNAYLNASSSKTHGVNFAVAGSTALPVEFLAENKVIAPVTNSSLAIQLNWMATHFNSTCHNSKDCIQKHKNSLFMVGEIGGNDYNYALFQGKTIDELKSRIPNVVNAIKDAVTRVIRYGATRVVVPGNFPIGCMHIYLTGFRTNDSNAYDELHCLKGLNNFSIYHNELLQQGIIELQEEHPHVTLAYGDYYNVYKWVLQKAAAGLLGFDPKSVQKACCGSGGDYDFSLERFCGAPDVPVCAKPEERMSWDGVHSTQKAYFFMARWLIRDIFQKLRCIA